Proteins co-encoded in one Centroberyx gerrardi isolate f3 chromosome 18, fCenGer3.hap1.cur.20231027, whole genome shotgun sequence genomic window:
- the lats1 gene encoding serine/threonine-protein kinase LATS1 isoform X1 — MKRGEKPEGYRQMRPKTFPASNYSGNSQQMLQEIRESLRNLSRPSDPPKVDMAGAGKMLSEDPRQQGRCSNPKNPYHKALQEIRKSLMPFANEPSTSGRTTEVNKQMLQELLSAGFEEEMVILALKKTNSRSMEAAIEYISKMSYQDPVREQMAAIAARPVNAGMKAPGASHIQQPVLRRPSWKGSKESLAQRHGPLMVDGMMYRSDSPGPQGDLAARPPPAFPQGHPANSQRVNPPLPPQVRSVTPPPNRGATPPPPTWDSNPTTKRFSGNMDYLVPRISPVPQGAWPDGYPAPAPQNQRGISPVPMGRQPIIMQSSGGNKFTFPPGWPQNGSPQPDYMAGGSRQPPPPYPVNQSSRQSPTDQQMQAGGPASSPSYVNGGNLPQSMMVPNRNSHNLDMYNMGSPQSWSQAPLAPTQSQSSPGNSSNQDLSPSWQHNMPVRSNSFNSHQLSGRPAHPASSQPSATTVTAITQAPILQPVKSMRVQKPELHTAVAPTHPPWMQQPPPPPPANTYPEPPAPVPQIPVVAEVPSYQGPPPPYPKHLLQQAAAPCPPSYDPGANKPGAGREEPAEEEEGGGGSGDKAAEGLESNAGTEKEKKQITTSPVPVRRNKKDEERRGESSRVPLYSPQAFKFFMEQHVENILKNHQQRIRRRKQLESEMQRVGLSVDAQEQMRMMLCQKESNYIRLKRAKMDKSMFKRIKTLGIGAFGEVCLARKEDTGALYAMKTLRKKDVLLRNQVAHVKAERDILAEADNEWVVRLYYSFQDKDNLYFVMDYIPGGDMMSLLIRLGIFKEELAQFYIAELTCAVESVHKMGFIHRDIKPDNILIDRDGHIKLTDFGLCTGFRWTHDSKYYQSGDHVRQDSMDFSKEWEDPANCRCGDRLKPLERRKARQHQRCLAHSLVGTPNYIAPEVLLRTGYTQLCDWWSVGVILYEMVVGQPPFLATTPLETQLKVINWQSTLHIPPQAKLSPEASDLIIKLCRGPEDRLGKDGADEIKAQPFFRTIDFSSDLRQQAAPYVPTIAHCTDTSNFDPVDPDKLWSSDNEGEGNHNDTLNGWFRNGKHPEHAFYEFTFRRFFDDNGHPYSCPKPIEYEGYNGDEADSDGPGQEEAASPTAQGRDLVYV; from the exons ATGAAGAGAGGCGAGAAACCCGAAGGATACAGACAGATGAGACCCAAGACATTCCCCGCCAGCAACTACAGTGGCAACAGCCAACAAATGCTGCAGGAAATACGAGAGAGTCTCCGCAACTTGTCCAGGCCCTCCGACCCACCAAAAGTGGATATGGCTGGAGCTGGAAAAATGCTGTCTGAAGACCCTCGGCAACAGGGGCGCTGTAGCAACCCCAAAAACCCCTACCATAAGGCCTTGCAGGAGATCCGCAAGTCCTTGATGCCCTTTGCAAACGAGCCCAGCACTTCAGGCCGGACGACTGAGGTTAACAAACAGATGCTGCAGGAACTCCTGTCCGCTGGGTTTGAGGAG GAAATGGTGATCCTTGCTCTGAAGAAGACCAACAGTCGCAGTATGGAGGCAGCTATAGAGTACATCAGTAAGATGAGCTACCAGGACCCGGTGAGGGAGCAGATGGCTGCTATCGCCGCCCGCCCCGTCAATGCAGGCATGAAAGCCCCAG GTGCTTCTCATATCCAGCAGCCTGTGTTGAGGAGGCCGAGCTGGAAGGGCTCTAAGGAGTCTCTGGCTCAGCGACACGGTCCTCTCATGGTGGATGGAATGATGTACCGCTCTGACAGCCCCGGACCCCAGGGAGACCTGGCAGCACGGCCGCCGCCTGCCTTCCCTCAGGGTCACCCTGCTAACAGCCAGAGAGTCAACCCTCCCCTGCCACCGCAGGTGCGCAGTGTCACACCTCCACCAAACCGAGGTgccacccctcctccaccaaCCTGGGACAGCAACCCGACAACCAAGCGCTTCTCTGGCAACATGGATTACCTAGTGCCCCGCATCTCTCCAGTACCCCAGGGTGCCTGGCCTGATGGGTACCCAGCCCCAGCTCCCCAAAACCAGCGTGGGATCAGCCCAGTGCCAATGGGCCGCCAACCCATTATAATGCAGAGCTCTGGGGGCAATAAATTCACCTTCCCCCCCGGCTGGCCTCAGAATGGCTCCCCTCAGCCAGACTACATGGCGGGGGGCAGCCGACAGCCGCCTCCCCCGTATCCGGTCAACCAGAGCAGCCGGCAGAGCCCCACTGACCAGCAGATGCAGGCTGGAGGACCTGCATCCTCTCCCTCCTACGTCAACGGCGGCAACCTTCCTCAGTCCATGATGGTTCCCAACCGGAACAGTCACAACCTCGACATGTACAACATGGGTTCCCCTCAGTCCTGGTCCCAAGCCCCGCTGGCCCCCACCCAGTCCCAGTCTTCCCCCGGTAACAGCAGCAACCAGGACCTGTCCCCGTCATGGCAGCACAACATGCCTGTCCGCTCCAACTCCTTCAACAGCCACCAGCTGAGCGGCAGACCGGCCCACCCGGCCAGCTCCCAGCCCTCTGCCACAACGGTCACCGCCATCACCCAGGCCCCCATCCTGCAGCCAGTCAAAAGCATGCGTGTCCAGAAGCCCGAGTTGCACACCGCTGTTGCTCCCACACACCCTCCATGGATGCAGCAGCCCCCACCCCCTCCGCCTGCCAATACCTACCCAGAGCCCCCAGCCCCTGTACCTCAGATCCCTGTAGTAGCGGAGGTGCCCAGCTACCAGGGCCCTCCGCCCCCCTACCCCAAACACCTCCTCCAGCAGGCGGCCGCTCCCTGCCCTCCGTCCTACGACCCAGGGGCCAACAAGCCCGGTGCCGGGAGGGAGGAGCcggccgaggaggaggagggtggcgGCGGCTCTGGAGACAAGGCGGCAGAAGGCCTCGAAAGCAACGCagggacagagaaggagaagaaacagaTCACGACATCGCCCGTTCCTGTGCGCCGCAACAAGAAAGACGAGGAGCGGAGGGGGGAGTCCTCCAGAGTCCCGCTGTACTCCCCCCAGGCCTTCAAGTTCTTCATGGAGCAACACGTGGAGAACATACTGAAGAACCATCAGCAGCGGATCCGGAGGAGGAAGCAACTGGAGAGCGAGATGCAAAGG GTGGGGTTGTCTGTAGATGCGCAGGAGCAGATGCGTATGATGCTCTGTCAGAAAGAGTCCAACTACATCCGGCTGAAGCGGGCTAAGATGGATAAGTCCATGTTCAAGCGGATCAAGACCCTCGGCATCGGAGCCTTTGGCGAGGTCTGCCTGGCCAGGAAAGAGGACACGGGAGCGCTGTACGCCATGAAGACGCTACGCAAGAAGGACGTGCTGCTGAGGAACCAGGTGGCCCACGTCAAGGCCGAGAGGGACATCCTGGCCGAGGCCGACAACGAGTGGGTGGTGCGTCTCTACTACTCGTTCCAAGACAAGGACAACCTGTACTTTGTCATGGACTACATCCCCGGAGGAGACATGATGAGCCTGCTGATCCGGCTGGGCATCTTCAAGGAGGAGCTGGCCCAGTTCTACATCGCCGAGCTCACCTGCGCTGTGGAGAGCGTCCACAAGATGGGCTTCATCCACCGCGACATCAAACCGGACAACATCCTCATAGACCGAGACGGACACATCAAGCTCACTGACTTTGGCCTCTGCACGGGCTTCCGCTGGACGCATGACTCCAAGTACTACCAAAGTG GGGACCATGTGAGGCAGGACAGCATGGACTTCAGTAAGGAATGGGAAGACCCAGCTAACTGCCGCTGCGGAGACCGGCTGAAACctctggagaggaggaaggccaGGCAGCACCAGCGCTGTTTGGCCCACTCACTAGTGGGGACGCCCAACTATATAGCCCCAGAAGTGCTGCTCCGAACAG GATACACCCAGCTCTGTGATTGGTGGAGCGTTGGCGTCATCTTGTATGAAATGGTTGTCGGACAGCCTCCCTTCTTAGCAACCACACCTCTCGAAACCCAGCTGAAG GTGATAAATTGGCAGAGCACGCTGCACATCCCCCCTCAAGCCAAGCTGAGCCCGGAGGCGTCGGACCTCATCATCAAACTGTGCCGCGGCCCCGAGGACCGGCTGGGCAAGGACGGGGCGGACGAGATCAAGGCCCAGCCCTTCTTCCGGACCATCGACTTCTCCAGCGACCTGCGGCAGCAGGCGGCGCCCTACGTCCCCACCATCGCGCACTGCACCGACACCTCCAACTTCGACCCCGTGGACCCGGACAAGCTGTGGAGCAGCGACAACGAGGGCGAGGGCAACCACAACGACACCCTGAACGGCTGGTTCCGCAACGGCAAGCACCCCGAGCACGCCTTCTACGAGTTCACCTTCCGCCGCTTCTTCGATGACAACGGCCACCCGTACAGCTGCCCCAAGCCCATCGAGTACGAGGGGTACAACGGGGACGAGGCGGACTCAGACGGGCCGGGGCAGGAGGAGGCCGCTAGCCCGACGGCGCAGGGCCGAGACCTGGTCTACGTCTAG
- the lats1 gene encoding serine/threonine-protein kinase LATS1 isoform X2, with amino-acid sequence MVDGMMYRSDSPGPQGDLAARPPPAFPQGHPANSQRVNPPLPPQVRSVTPPPNRGATPPPPTWDSNPTTKRFSGNMDYLVPRISPVPQGAWPDGYPAPAPQNQRGISPVPMGRQPIIMQSSGGNKFTFPPGWPQNGSPQPDYMAGGSRQPPPPYPVNQSSRQSPTDQQMQAGGPASSPSYVNGGNLPQSMMVPNRNSHNLDMYNMGSPQSWSQAPLAPTQSQSSPGNSSNQDLSPSWQHNMPVRSNSFNSHQLSGRPAHPASSQPSATTVTAITQAPILQPVKSMRVQKPELHTAVAPTHPPWMQQPPPPPPANTYPEPPAPVPQIPVVAEVPSYQGPPPPYPKHLLQQAAAPCPPSYDPGANKPGAGREEPAEEEEGGGGSGDKAAEGLESNAGTEKEKKQITTSPVPVRRNKKDEERRGESSRVPLYSPQAFKFFMEQHVENILKNHQQRIRRRKQLESEMQRVGLSVDAQEQMRMMLCQKESNYIRLKRAKMDKSMFKRIKTLGIGAFGEVCLARKEDTGALYAMKTLRKKDVLLRNQVAHVKAERDILAEADNEWVVRLYYSFQDKDNLYFVMDYIPGGDMMSLLIRLGIFKEELAQFYIAELTCAVESVHKMGFIHRDIKPDNILIDRDGHIKLTDFGLCTGFRWTHDSKYYQSGDHVRQDSMDFSKEWEDPANCRCGDRLKPLERRKARQHQRCLAHSLVGTPNYIAPEVLLRTGYTQLCDWWSVGVILYEMVVGQPPFLATTPLETQLKVINWQSTLHIPPQAKLSPEASDLIIKLCRGPEDRLGKDGADEIKAQPFFRTIDFSSDLRQQAAPYVPTIAHCTDTSNFDPVDPDKLWSSDNEGEGNHNDTLNGWFRNGKHPEHAFYEFTFRRFFDDNGHPYSCPKPIEYEGYNGDEADSDGPGQEEAASPTAQGRDLVYV; translated from the exons ATGGTGGATGGAATGATGTACCGCTCTGACAGCCCCGGACCCCAGGGAGACCTGGCAGCACGGCCGCCGCCTGCCTTCCCTCAGGGTCACCCTGCTAACAGCCAGAGAGTCAACCCTCCCCTGCCACCGCAGGTGCGCAGTGTCACACCTCCACCAAACCGAGGTgccacccctcctccaccaaCCTGGGACAGCAACCCGACAACCAAGCGCTTCTCTGGCAACATGGATTACCTAGTGCCCCGCATCTCTCCAGTACCCCAGGGTGCCTGGCCTGATGGGTACCCAGCCCCAGCTCCCCAAAACCAGCGTGGGATCAGCCCAGTGCCAATGGGCCGCCAACCCATTATAATGCAGAGCTCTGGGGGCAATAAATTCACCTTCCCCCCCGGCTGGCCTCAGAATGGCTCCCCTCAGCCAGACTACATGGCGGGGGGCAGCCGACAGCCGCCTCCCCCGTATCCGGTCAACCAGAGCAGCCGGCAGAGCCCCACTGACCAGCAGATGCAGGCTGGAGGACCTGCATCCTCTCCCTCCTACGTCAACGGCGGCAACCTTCCTCAGTCCATGATGGTTCCCAACCGGAACAGTCACAACCTCGACATGTACAACATGGGTTCCCCTCAGTCCTGGTCCCAAGCCCCGCTGGCCCCCACCCAGTCCCAGTCTTCCCCCGGTAACAGCAGCAACCAGGACCTGTCCCCGTCATGGCAGCACAACATGCCTGTCCGCTCCAACTCCTTCAACAGCCACCAGCTGAGCGGCAGACCGGCCCACCCGGCCAGCTCCCAGCCCTCTGCCACAACGGTCACCGCCATCACCCAGGCCCCCATCCTGCAGCCAGTCAAAAGCATGCGTGTCCAGAAGCCCGAGTTGCACACCGCTGTTGCTCCCACACACCCTCCATGGATGCAGCAGCCCCCACCCCCTCCGCCTGCCAATACCTACCCAGAGCCCCCAGCCCCTGTACCTCAGATCCCTGTAGTAGCGGAGGTGCCCAGCTACCAGGGCCCTCCGCCCCCCTACCCCAAACACCTCCTCCAGCAGGCGGCCGCTCCCTGCCCTCCGTCCTACGACCCAGGGGCCAACAAGCCCGGTGCCGGGAGGGAGGAGCcggccgaggaggaggagggtggcgGCGGCTCTGGAGACAAGGCGGCAGAAGGCCTCGAAAGCAACGCagggacagagaaggagaagaaacagaTCACGACATCGCCCGTTCCTGTGCGCCGCAACAAGAAAGACGAGGAGCGGAGGGGGGAGTCCTCCAGAGTCCCGCTGTACTCCCCCCAGGCCTTCAAGTTCTTCATGGAGCAACACGTGGAGAACATACTGAAGAACCATCAGCAGCGGATCCGGAGGAGGAAGCAACTGGAGAGCGAGATGCAAAGG GTGGGGTTGTCTGTAGATGCGCAGGAGCAGATGCGTATGATGCTCTGTCAGAAAGAGTCCAACTACATCCGGCTGAAGCGGGCTAAGATGGATAAGTCCATGTTCAAGCGGATCAAGACCCTCGGCATCGGAGCCTTTGGCGAGGTCTGCCTGGCCAGGAAAGAGGACACGGGAGCGCTGTACGCCATGAAGACGCTACGCAAGAAGGACGTGCTGCTGAGGAACCAGGTGGCCCACGTCAAGGCCGAGAGGGACATCCTGGCCGAGGCCGACAACGAGTGGGTGGTGCGTCTCTACTACTCGTTCCAAGACAAGGACAACCTGTACTTTGTCATGGACTACATCCCCGGAGGAGACATGATGAGCCTGCTGATCCGGCTGGGCATCTTCAAGGAGGAGCTGGCCCAGTTCTACATCGCCGAGCTCACCTGCGCTGTGGAGAGCGTCCACAAGATGGGCTTCATCCACCGCGACATCAAACCGGACAACATCCTCATAGACCGAGACGGACACATCAAGCTCACTGACTTTGGCCTCTGCACGGGCTTCCGCTGGACGCATGACTCCAAGTACTACCAAAGTG GGGACCATGTGAGGCAGGACAGCATGGACTTCAGTAAGGAATGGGAAGACCCAGCTAACTGCCGCTGCGGAGACCGGCTGAAACctctggagaggaggaaggccaGGCAGCACCAGCGCTGTTTGGCCCACTCACTAGTGGGGACGCCCAACTATATAGCCCCAGAAGTGCTGCTCCGAACAG GATACACCCAGCTCTGTGATTGGTGGAGCGTTGGCGTCATCTTGTATGAAATGGTTGTCGGACAGCCTCCCTTCTTAGCAACCACACCTCTCGAAACCCAGCTGAAG GTGATAAATTGGCAGAGCACGCTGCACATCCCCCCTCAAGCCAAGCTGAGCCCGGAGGCGTCGGACCTCATCATCAAACTGTGCCGCGGCCCCGAGGACCGGCTGGGCAAGGACGGGGCGGACGAGATCAAGGCCCAGCCCTTCTTCCGGACCATCGACTTCTCCAGCGACCTGCGGCAGCAGGCGGCGCCCTACGTCCCCACCATCGCGCACTGCACCGACACCTCCAACTTCGACCCCGTGGACCCGGACAAGCTGTGGAGCAGCGACAACGAGGGCGAGGGCAACCACAACGACACCCTGAACGGCTGGTTCCGCAACGGCAAGCACCCCGAGCACGCCTTCTACGAGTTCACCTTCCGCCGCTTCTTCGATGACAACGGCCACCCGTACAGCTGCCCCAAGCCCATCGAGTACGAGGGGTACAACGGGGACGAGGCGGACTCAGACGGGCCGGGGCAGGAGGAGGCCGCTAGCCCGACGGCGCAGGGCCGAGACCTGGTCTACGTCTAG
- the nup43 gene encoding nucleoporin Nup43: protein MEGTNAKYVSQKISKTRWRPVSSSALQQPDIFATGSWDNEDNKISIWSIGDQGLSGLDDEFEGDPQLLCEHKHDGDVLDLQFLDQDRIVTASSTGAVTIFRHHQNSQAISVSQHWARAHRYPCDNAPCTGVVCNSPEIVSVGEDGRIILFRADQEGVVRIIENADSSTIHAATFLRTTEILTVNSIGQLKLWDFRQQSNSPSQILSLTGDRVPLHCVARHPNQQHIVATGGQDGMLCVWDVRQGNTPFSLMEAHSAEMWEVHFHPTNPDHLFSCSEDGSLLHWETSSHSDMPSFLQGGRNNSMISRSAMAPAGGNQSVSPWLSGDSSKGRLETTHMLPSQTLSVNSLDVLGQCLVCGTDGEAIFVNRQVPV from the exons ATGGAGGGTACAAATGCCAAATACGTGTCCCAGAAAATCAGCAAAACGAGATGGAGGCCAGTATCGTCTTCCGCTTTGCAACAACCAGATATCTTTGCTACCGGTTCATGGGACAACGAG GACAACAAGATTTCCATTTGGTCCATCGGGGATCAAGGGCTTTCTGGCCTGGACGATGAATTTGAAGGCGATCCTCAGCTATTATGTGAACACAAGCATGATGGAGATGTGCTGGATCTTCAA TTTCTGGACCAAGACAGAATTGTCACCGCATCGTCAACTGGAGCAGTGACCATCTTCCGCCATCACCAAAACAGTCAG GCGATATCTGTGTCTCAGCACTGGGCGAGGGCACACCGCTACCCGTGTGACAACGCCCCCTGCACCGGAGTGGTCTGCAACAGTCCCGAGATCGTCTCAGTGGGTGAAGACGGGAGGATAATCCTCTTCAGAGCCGACCAGGAAGGAGTGGTCCGAATCATAG AGAACGCTGACAGCAGCACGATTCATGCCGCGACTTTCCTGCGGACAACGGAGATTCTAACGGTGAACTCCATCGGTCAGCTCAAGCTGTGGGATTTCAGACAGCAGAGCAATTCGCCGTCACAGATCCTCTCCCT GACTGGGGACAGAGTCCCTCTGCACTGCGTGGCCAGACACCCCAACCAGCAGCACATTGTGGCCACAGGAGGCCAGGACGGCATGCTCTGCGTCTGGGATGTGAGACAGGGCAACACGCCTTTCTCACTTATGGAGGCGCACTCTGCTGAAA TGTGGGAGGTGCACTTCCACCCCACCAACCCAGACCACCTGTTCTCATGCTCCGAGGACGGCTCGCTGCTGCACTGGGAGACGTCCTCGCATTCAGACATGCCCTCCTTCTTACAAG GCGGCAGGAACAACAGCATGATCTCCCGCAGCGCCATGGCCCCGGCCGGTGGGAACCAGTCGGTCAGCCCCTGGCTCAGCGGAGACTCTAGTAAAGGCCGTCTGGAGACCACTCACATGCTTCCCAGCCAGACGCTGTCCGTCAACAGCTTGGATGTCCTGGGACAATGCCTTGTCTGCGGGACTGACGGAGAGGCTATTTTCGTCAACAGACAGGTCCCGGTTTAG